The following proteins are co-located in the Barnesiella propionica genome:
- a CDS encoding helix-turn-helix domain-containing protein: MKKKTLKIETVHECDSCLGNKTLHPLATAIDLSKADCPECSFRFGFYTVLLTEGGCEDTSYGRKYDDYSGATMIFLPPGRAILADGNKPFPPAGRLLAFHPNLILGTTLGMNINNYTFFSYFPDEALHLSLREKAKALECIDNITGELRHAIDRHSKILISRHIELLLDYCSRFYERQFITRNERNKQILEQTDRLLDEYIRTGKPDGRLSPSAEYCSRLLHLSPQYFNDLLKFETGKKIHEYFQLKQVETAGKMLLSKENDVSLIAEKLGFPDVQHFSRLFRKITGATPEEYRITRN, encoded by the coding sequence CGCTGGCAACTGCCATCGACCTGTCGAAAGCAGACTGTCCGGAATGTTCTTTCAGATTCGGTTTCTATACGGTCCTGCTCACAGAGGGCGGATGCGAGGACACCAGCTACGGACGCAAATACGATGATTACTCCGGCGCAACCATGATATTTCTGCCGCCGGGCCGGGCTATATTAGCTGACGGAAATAAGCCGTTTCCTCCCGCAGGACGATTACTGGCGTTCCATCCCAACCTGATACTCGGCACGACTTTAGGAATGAACATAAACAACTATACGTTCTTTTCCTATTTTCCGGACGAAGCGCTGCACCTCTCCTTACGGGAAAAGGCCAAAGCCCTGGAATGTATCGACAATATAACCGGGGAACTCCGGCACGCAATCGACCGCCACAGCAAAATACTTATTTCACGGCATATAGAACTGTTGCTGGACTATTGCTCCCGTTTTTACGAACGGCAATTCATCACACGCAACGAAAGAAATAAACAAATACTGGAACAAACCGACCGGCTGCTGGACGAGTATATCCGGACGGGAAAACCGGACGGACGGCTCTCTCCTTCGGCAGAATATTGTTCCCGGCTCCTGCACCTCTCTCCGCAATACTTTAACGACCTTTTAAAATTCGAGACCGGAAAGAAGATACATGAATATTTTCAGTTGAAACAAGTTGAGACGGCCGGAAAAATGTTACTGTCGAAAGAGAACGACGTAAGCCTGATCGCCGAAAAACTGGGATTCCCGGATGTGCAGCATTTCAGCAGACTGTTCCGGAAAATAACCGGGGCGACTCCGGAGGAATACCGGATAACCCGGAACTGA
- a CDS encoding class I SAM-dependent methyltransferase — MPVQKKNCDVLKIKNKKLIETYNEIADKYYELRENMVLYEEMDFFNKLINGRNILDAGCGNGRDAVIFSEKGFNVIAIDNTENQLEIARKRTNSGKIEFLKMDILDLKLSKEYFDGIWCCAVLSHFYYQEFSSILKSFYNILKENGILFFTVKKGIGECYIKENEFAGIERFTSFFEEHIINDLLSENGFKIIKSYVYNEQKKFTSKNRDIDFIVVFCMKDL; from the coding sequence ATGCCAGTTCAAAAAAAGAATTGTGATGTTTTAAAAATAAAAAATAAAAAATTAATAGAAACTTATAATGAAATAGCTGATAAATATTATGAGTTGAGAGAAAATATGGTTTTATATGAAGAAATGGACTTTTTTAATAAATTAATCAACGGTCGTAATATTTTAGATGCAGGTTGTGGAAATGGAAGAGATGCTGTAATTTTTTCTGAAAAGGGATTTAATGTGATTGCCATAGATAATACGGAAAATCAATTAGAAATAGCTCGTAAAAGAACAAATTCTGGTAAAATAGAATTTCTTAAAATGGACATCCTTGATTTAAAATTATCAAAAGAATATTTTGATGGTATATGGTGTTGTGCTGTATTATCCCATTTTTATTATCAAGAATTTAGCAGTATTTTAAAATCATTTTATAATATACTAAAAGAAAATGGAATTCTATTTTTTACAGTAAAAAAAGGTATTGGTGAATGTTACATTAAAGAAAATGAGTTTGCAGGAATAGAAAGGTTTACTTCATTTTTTGAAGAACATATAATAAACGATTTATTAAGTGAAAATGGATTTAAAATAATAAAATCTTATGTTTATAACGAACAAAAAAAATTCACTAGTAAGAATAGAGATATTGATTTTATTGTTGTTTTTTGTATGAAGGATTTGTAA
- a CDS encoding cation:proton antiporter, which yields MRKSRRNYTLYAVMMVVFCSLIYFAVSSGERFSHLQKQPPSADTSPFDIFLNIMAGNMSHPLAMLLFQMIIILVFVRIFSRIFKYIGQPGVIGEIVAGIVLGPSLLGYLWPGISDVLFPARSLPNLELVSQIGLVLFMFVIGMELDFGILKNKINETLVISHAGIVVPFFLGTVSSFWVYEEYAAGQTDFLPFALFLGISMSITAFPVLARIVQERNKTHTPVGILSLASAANDDVTAWCLLAVVIAIAKAGTFVSALYTIGLTAAYILFMFLVARPFLKKIGALYANKEVINKSFVGFIFLVLIISSVTTEVIGIHALFGAFMAGVVMPVNFGFRKVMMEKVEDIATVLFLPLFFAYTGLNTQIGLINSPALWGICLMFILVSITGKLGGCALAARAVGESWKDSLIIGTLMNTRGLMELVALNIGREMGVLPPEIFAILVLMALSTSFMTTPLLILIEKLYRNKPELNKYKRLVLCFGRPDSGRLLLNVARVLFGKQLKQMKVVAAHYTLGTDLAPVKAMQYARESFEPIVKEANKLHLKIDKRYKVTDKLNQEIVKLGNEAATDLLLLGAGPRFMSGESHTENKAGFNIPLISSLFNLLRNTPMHLPGVLLRRKIENIMSRVECPVAVFENRDFRRASRYFFIISCEADLFMLGYLGTIFSNGVSKVKIYIHAAAESEKILEEKIEAAAAEYAGQVETAHLMTPDTRFYPQKDILFMSYDACKELAADSRLYELLPSFLAIRPQVTGNVKQD from the coding sequence GCAGCCTGATATATTTTGCCGTCTCGAGCGGGGAGCGGTTCAGCCATTTGCAGAAACAACCGCCGTCAGCCGATACTTCGCCTTTCGACATCTTCCTCAATATCATGGCCGGCAATATGAGTCATCCCCTGGCGATGCTCCTGTTTCAGATGATCATCATATTGGTCTTTGTCCGTATATTTTCCCGTATATTCAAGTATATAGGCCAGCCCGGCGTAATCGGCGAGATCGTCGCCGGCATCGTACTCGGGCCTTCGCTGCTCGGTTATTTATGGCCCGGTATTTCCGACGTATTGTTTCCCGCCCGCTCCTTGCCCAATCTGGAGCTGGTCAGCCAGATAGGTCTCGTCCTGTTCATGTTCGTTATCGGGATGGAACTGGATTTTGGCATTTTGAAAAATAAGATCAACGAGACGCTCGTGATCAGCCATGCGGGTATCGTCGTGCCGTTTTTTCTGGGAACAGTATCATCTTTCTGGGTATATGAAGAATATGCGGCGGGACAGACCGATTTCCTGCCTTTCGCCCTTTTTTTGGGTATCTCGATGAGCATCACGGCTTTTCCCGTATTGGCCCGTATCGTACAGGAACGCAACAAAACGCATACCCCCGTAGGAATACTTTCTCTCGCTTCGGCGGCGAACGACGACGTAACGGCCTGGTGCCTGCTGGCGGTCGTGATAGCTATTGCCAAAGCCGGTACGTTCGTGAGCGCGTTGTACACGATAGGCCTTACGGCCGCATACATTCTCTTCATGTTCCTGGTTGCCCGGCCTTTCCTGAAAAAGATAGGTGCGCTATATGCCAATAAAGAAGTGATAAACAAATCGTTTGTCGGTTTTATTTTTCTGGTGCTCATCATTTCATCGGTAACGACAGAGGTCATAGGAATACATGCCTTGTTCGGCGCATTCATGGCCGGAGTGGTTATGCCTGTTAATTTCGGTTTCCGTAAAGTAATGATGGAAAAAGTGGAAGATATCGCTACGGTGCTTTTTCTCCCGTTGTTCTTTGCATATACGGGACTCAATACACAGATAGGTCTGATAAATTCCCCCGCCCTTTGGGGAATATGCCTGATGTTCATTTTGGTTTCTATAACCGGAAAGCTGGGCGGCTGTGCCCTGGCGGCCCGTGCGGTAGGAGAATCCTGGAAAGACAGCCTTATCATAGGAACGCTCATGAATACCCGGGGACTCATGGAGCTCGTCGCCCTCAATATCGGGCGTGAAATGGGAGTCCTTCCCCCCGAGATTTTCGCGATACTCGTCCTTATGGCCTTGAGTACTTCGTTCATGACCACTCCTTTGCTCATTCTTATCGAGAAACTTTACCGGAATAAACCGGAACTTAACAAATACAAACGTTTGGTGCTTTGCTTCGGGCGCCCCGATAGCGGTCGTCTTTTGCTGAATGTAGCGCGCGTCCTTTTCGGAAAGCAACTGAAACAGATGAAGGTCGTAGCCGCCCACTATACCCTGGGAACCGATCTGGCTCCGGTCAAGGCCATGCAGTATGCCCGGGAGAGTTTCGAACCTATCGTGAAGGAAGCGAATAAGTTGCATCTGAAAATAGATAAGCGGTACAAGGTTACGGACAAATTGAACCAGGAGATCGTGAAACTGGGCAATGAAGCGGCAACCGATTTGTTATTATTAGGAGCCGGTCCCCGTTTTATGTCCGGGGAGAGCCATACGGAGAATAAGGCCGGATTTAATATTCCGCTGATTTCCAGTTTATTTAATTTGTTGAGGAACACTCCAATGCACCTTCCCGGCGTCCTGTTGCGCAGGAAGATAGAAAATATCATGTCTCGGGTGGAATGCCCCGTTGCCGTATTCGAAAACCGGGATTTCAGGCGAGCTTCCCGTTATTTTTTCATAATTAGTTGTGAAGCCGATCTTTTTATGCTCGGTTATCTGGGTACGATATTCAGTAACGGGGTATCGAAAGTAAAAATATATATCCATGCCGCCGCCGAATCGGAAAAAATACTGGAAGAAAAAATTGAAGCTGCCGCAGCGGAATATGCCGGCCAGGTGGAAACAGCTCATTTGATGACTCCCGATACCCGGTTTTATCCTCAGAAAGATATATTATTCATGAGTTACGATGCTTGTAAGGAACTTGCAGCGGATAGCCGTCTCTACGAGCTGCTACCTTCGTTCCTGGCTATTCGTCCCCAGGTAACCGGCAATGTTAAACAGGATTAG